The DNA region ATTACCATTGCGATCGTGTCGACTTATTAGATCCGACCCGGTTCTTACTTATACAtaggttgtaacttgtaagactTCCATAGTTGTATTtgagtataaaaataaaaagatttgtaCAGTATTGAGTAAAcgttaaaaacattttgttttatggtCATCATCAACTCCCGTCATTTATTACTCTAATGTCAAAAGTGGACAAAGAGAACCATGACCAGAAATATAAAACCGAACTGGATTTTTTACGCAGGTGTTTTTATCGATCAGTCACAATATAATAGTTATGATGTTGGCActatatcaaatttttgttaGTACATTATGCGTAgctgacaattttttttttttttttttttttttttttNNNNNNNNNNNNNNNNNNNNNNNNNNNNNNNNNatttttttttttttttttttttctattttagaatttttcagcatatgagttatttaagatcttaatattattttcaactttGGGTTCAAATCAACATGGCTTTTCAAATATATTAGTGTACCAACATATTTTTCAGGTTCGGCCACCTGTTACTTGTCACTTTTTGGAATCATATCCCATTGAAAAAGGGAAAAGGGAAATGCTTGCTAGTGGTGATTTTCAAGATCGAATTCTAGATATATAGAGATGGACGGTGGGAGAGACACgacttttcttcttcctttattgTTGTTAAACTACAATTTTTTTCGAGGAATCCCATATTTTCTCATGTCTCTTAAAGTCAAAACGACATTGCTTGATTTAAAGCAACCACAGtcaaatttttagaaaacacACAGAGACAACACACTCAACTTTTATCAAGCAAAATGcatgttataaaaaaacagCCATCCGAATTCATCTTATGTTTATTTGATGGATATCACATATATGGTTCTAGATTTaggattttgtttatatatatatatatgtacacggTCCTAATAACATATTTCAAGCAAAAGATTTCGAAAAAGacatttataactttttttttgtttctgtttatcACATTATTGTGagaacatattaaattttctcaCATGCATAAgcaattttctttttcacacataaacaaaataattaacaaataccaaaataagataaaataaatagcACTAGTAAGAACTAATCATCATAATTTGTCTTTTTAATCGTCTAGACTAGAATATTTTTCCTGCACTAATTTTTGATGTTAAACTACATCAATATCAGAtatattgttaatatttatttgtttttttcacatCTAATTATCTAAAGTTAAAGTTCGTGCATAACCAACTGTTAATTTTTAAGTACATATAATTAGTTAGAATGCCGCCATTATTAGGACCAATAATAAAAGAGATAAGATCCATAATTGCGTAATAGTGAATCTTGACCTTATTAATTGAAGTCAGTTCGTTTTATAGTTTACGTgaaacataaattattataactggACGAAAATTTAAgccacctgaaaaaaaaaatgttccatCGAAAAGATAACTCCATTCTTGCATTTGTTTGAGAAAAGCCCCAAAGTTtacaaatatacataaaaaatccCACTTGTTTGAATATATGGaaaacaaattccaaaaaaattaaatatataatattagaaaaatacCTCCGAATCAGAAAGCATAGATACGTTAATGATGAAGTCTCTCTTCATCACACACCAACTCTGCATATCAAAATGTTCATTTTTCTATtcaatgaaataataataataatcatcttACTATATAATAATCaacaatatagaaaaattagCATAGATATTGTTGAAAACAATATAATCCAtaactttcatatatatataaatatatttttaatgatctatatatttttaaaataattcatattgtttttactagtcaaagttaagataaattaatattaatccTCACGTTATACAATTAGGGTTATTTATAAACATTTAGTAGCGTGAAGTACAATTTAGGAAAAATTACTAAGTTAGGGACTTGAATGGTaaatgttgaaaaagaaaagagttatcAGAATGAGCTCTTTCGTCTGCATCCAAAGGCTCTGCCTTTAATCAGAGCTTCGGTCACGGTTTCCAGAAGTAATTACGATCACATAAACACAAAAGCCCCAAAAAAAGCTCGAGAAAAGAGAACTTTGAAGaatcatagagagagagagagaaagagagaaagagagagagagaagaaagagaaaaaaggagagATTTAGCTAAGTAGCAGCTTTGTTGCGGTGCAAAGAAGCAAATCTGACAGTTTTCAGAAACAAGAGAAGGGAGGCAAGGAATCGAAGATTTGGTGCTTCTTTCTCAGGAAGCAAAGTAAAATGCTATAccaattttaacatttttcttcactgaggaagagagagagagagagagagagagcaatggAATCGATCTCACTTGGGTCTCTGCTCTTTTGATCTGTACGGGGAATTAAGCTTCTTCCTTGTTCTCAAGTCTCGACCTTTTTTGAGGAACTGGGTTTGATTCTTTAGGCCgagatctttcttttttctgaaGAGGCGTCTGGTTACTTTTGGTAAGTTTCAAGCTTTTGCAAATGGGTAGAAATTGGCAAGTTCCAATTGCAATTAGAGCAAGTTATTGAAGGATTAGAACTAGGGTTTCTATTATAGCACAGTCTTACTCTGTTACGGAGTTGATTTTAAAttgtgcaaaaaaaataaaaaaattgggtcTTTAGGTTACTTCTGGGTTTTTTGTGTTGAGATTTGACTTTGTGTCTTCAGAAGCTGATCCCATTTATGAATTTTCCCTTAGTTGAATTGACTATTGATTCTTTTCAGGTGGTTCAGTTTAAGACCGTTGAGTTTCAGAGATATATGTTTGGATTCATATGTGATCGGATAAGACGTTCCTATTGGCCAGAAGTGAATTGTGGTCTACCGGGCTAGCGTTTTGTTGAGTCTTCATTAGGTAGGATTGTAGCGATGCCTCCTTCCCCGGCATTGAGATGCTCTCCTGGGAGGGAACTTCCTGGGAAGAAACACAGACGAGGCCACAGCATTGAGTATGGGATACTGTTCAGAGATAAAGACGACGATCTTGCCTTGTTTAGTGAGATgcaagacaaagaaagagatagTTTCTTGCTTCAGTCATCTGATGATCTTGAAGATGCAttttgtaagcttttttttcaaatttattggCAGCGTTGTTTAGGGAGATGATTGGACTTAGAGATTGTTTCTTGCTTCAGTCATCTGACTGTCATCATGATTCTTAACATTTTTTCCTTCTATTTTGGACATTTTATCTTCAGCTACAAAATTAAAGCACTTTTCGGAGTTCACCATCCCTGTTCAAGGGGAGAGTAGCAGATTGCTCACTGCAGAGGGAGATAAGAATGACTATGATTGGTACCTTTCTTATTTGACTTGGAtcgtttcttattttctttgttttgacaAATTTGTAGAATTATCTTTAAGCACAGTTGAGATTGAATTTAAATTGGATATCTTCCTTACTTTTAGTAATTCTCAAAGACATTTGCTTCTCCAGCTTCTGATTCCATAAACTTCTTGTTGGCATTACTATAactattttttgtcaacaactgtAGTAATCTGTATTTTACTCTTTTGGATGCCTATAATTCTCCTATTGTTTCCACTCGTGGTCTTACAAAGCTTACTGGGTTACCAATGAAAGGTTGCTGACGCCTCCAGACACACCACTTTTTCCTTCATTGGATGACCAACCGCCAGCAGCTAGCGTTGTCCGAAGAGGGAGACCACAGAGTCAGATCTCATTATCTAGATCATCCACGGTATCCATCTATACTAAATTGAATTATATTCTATGTATAACATTGTAGATCTCCAATCAGATCTTGTTGCACTTCTTAATTTACTATGTGTATTTGTAGATGGAGAAGAGTCGCCGTAGCAGCAAGGGCAGTGCCAGCCCGAATCGCTTAAGTACATCTCCCCGAGCTGAAAATATGCAGCAGATAAGGGGAAGGCCATCATCAGCACGCCATCCTAGTCCAGCGTCTGGTCGACGATCAGCTACCCCAGTTAGGAGGATTTCTCCTACTCCAGGAAAACCTTCAGGACCTGTATCAAGATCTCCGACCCCAACTTCACGAAGGATGAGCACTGGGTCAACTACCACGGCATTGCCAGCTGTCAGGGGAACTTCTCCTGTCAGTTCTAGTCGAGGCAACTCTCCCTCTCCCAAAATAAAAGTGTGGCAGTCAAACATTCCTGGTTTCTCCTTGGATGCGCCACCAAATCTCCGAACTTCTTTGGGTGATCGACCAGCATCCTATGTAAGAGGTTCTTCGCCAGCATCCAGAAATGGCAGGGATGCAGTTTCAACACGCAGCAGAAAATCTGTTTCTCCTAGTGCTTCCAGAAGTGTCAGTTCATCTCACAGTCATGAGCGTGATCGGTTTAGTTCTCATAGTAAAGGCTCTGTAGCATCATCTGGAGATGATGATCTTCATTCTTTACAGTCTATTCCTGTAGGTGGCTCAGACCGTGCAGTTTCAAAAAGAGCTAGCCTTTCTCCAAATAGTAGAACTTCTAGATCTTCAAAATTACTGTCACCTGGTTCAGCACCGAGAAGGCCGTTTGAGTCTGCTCTTCGTCCAATGGTACATTTTAAGCAGCATACCACTTTTGTTTTTAGTCCACGATTCTAGGATTTTCATTACCTTCTAAAAGTTCATGTTTTACTCTACTTTTATCAACATGTTTGCACCCCTGGCTTAGTTTTCTAACTTAGAACCAGCAGTCTATGAGAACATATCAAAGAAAAGTGTTGTCAAGTCTTTCATATCTACCACAAAAATAGCTTGTTACTTAGTTCACATTTGTTTTCTGTTACATTCTATAGAGTCCAAGTCTCTCCTACCTGGATTATAAATAGCATACATTAACTTCAATAGTAATTCTGGTAATTTCTCCTTATTGAATCTGCAGAGATTAGTGAAATTTTATTCATGATCTACATTTTTCCTGCAGGATCATCCTAAAAGCCATCATAGCATGTTTAGGCCTCTTGCTTCTAGCCTTCCTAGCACAGGCATTTATTCTGGGAAAAGTAGTTCGTCTTACCATCACATTATGTTAAGACATTCTACTGCAACAGTGGGGAGCAACTCAAGTTCTGGCCAAGTTACAGGATTCATGCCAGACACTAAAGGGAATGATCCAGTCCCTGTATTCCAATCTGAAGTTGAAAATTTGGCTTATCCGGATAAACATGGAGAAAGTACTGCCTTTGGCATGGTAAATTTATCAAATGAAAGTAGTAGACATGAGAGTCATGAGAGTTCTTTCAGTGATCAACTTGGTGATATGGATCAAGGTTATGCTGTTGAATGTGAGTCTAGCGGGAATGAGGAGGTCAGCCACCATGATTTTGATGTTGAAAACAGTTCGACTCATGGTAGTCTTCATGTAGGCAGTGAATTTTTAGAAGGGGTCGCTCTTGAAACTATGGAGGTTTGTGTTAGATGTGGTTCTCACTATCGTGCTACTGAAGCAACGATAAGCGAGATAAATATTTGTCCAGAGTGCAGGGAGGAACACATTTTCGCGGAAACAGGTTCCCCTGGAACAACAAGAGTTCTTGATGAAAATTCCCCAAAGCAGTCTCAGGAAATTTTCGATGAAAACAAGTCATATGTTGAAAAAATCCCTGTGATAAATGCGCTGGAATCGCTGCCTGCTGTTATGGTTGAGGCAGAAATGATGGAGACACAAGAAAATATTGAGCAGTGTGATAATTCCTATGAGCAAGAACAATATCATCTGCACGCGAGCTCTATTTCCAGGGCTTTGGAAGAGCAAAATGTGGATACGCCCAGTTGCCAGGATGCAACTCAGTCTTCTACTGGCTGTGGTCTATTGAGTATAGGCACAAAAGATTCTCAAACTCAGCTTTCTGATAAGCATCATGATGTGAAGATTGATTCTTCAGGACGTGGAGACGTTCCTTTGATTATAAAGAGATCAGTCAGTATGAAGTCACCTTTTATTCCAGCTAACACCTCCAGTTGTTTCACCAGATCGTATGAGGGATTTTCTTATTTAAGGGATAGAAGTATTAGTCTTAGAAGCTCCACAGAAACTGCTTCCGCATCGTCATCCTGGGATTACGGTTCCTCTATAAGAAAGGGAAGCCATATACGACAACGAAGCGGTAGTACACTTGACTTGGAGACTCATAGGTACGATACCAACTCCAAGTCCCTGAGCaccatgtcatcatcatcaggcaTGTCAAGTCACGCTTTGCAGGCTCTAAATGTCATGCCAGAGGACAGTTTTGAAGTGTGTGCTGCCCAAATGACATATACGCAAGATGAAACTCACAAAGAATCTCACACTGAAATCCAAGATTCGGAGTGTAAAGAAACCAATGTGATGAATGCTGATTTCGGTGAAAGCGTTGGATTAGTTGGTGATCTGGCAGAGCATAATCCGGTGGTAATTGACGATGGATGTTCTGAAAATGGAGATGATGTAGCCAATACTGTGATAAGCAAAGTGGAGACAACAGAATCACCGGCATATGTAAGGAGCATATCGGATTTAGGAGCATCACCTATCACTGATGAAAGCTCTTTGAATGATCACTCTAGGCTACAAGAAAAGGATGGAAACGAAATTTCTCACGGTTCATCCACCACAACAGCCTTAGAAATAGAACCTGAGAGTTGTATACCTGAGACACCTGGTGTAGAGGTTCATGATGAAGTTTCCGAGTCAGAATGCAGCCTAAATGCAGTGGATGACTGCTCAGAAAAGAGTATGGCACATCCTTCTGTGGACCACCACAACTCCTTGGTTCCCGCAAATGAAATTTTAGGTAATTACTCAGCTTTCTCATCTGATACTGGCATCTCACTGTGCTTTTACTGTTGTTTGCTACGTATATTTTCTTACAACCTTGCGTAAGTTTAGACATGGTTTTCCTGGTCTCTGTAGACGAGTCGACCGTGCGTGTGGAGTGTCCCGGTGGAAAAGAGCCGAGGAGCCTCACGCTGGAAGAAGCCACTGATACAATACTGTTCTGCAGCTCCATCGTTCATGATATAGTGTACCAGGCAGCAACATTAGCAGTGGATAAAGCAAAGGATGTgccagatgaagaagaaatgttGCATCCAACAGTGACAGTACTTGGGAAGTCGAATGCGAACAGGAGTAGTTATGGACTTGGCGGTGGAACGAAGGCGAAGAAAAAGAATGCCAAATCCGCAAAAGCAAGTCGGAAACAAACGGAAACAGAGGAGAAAACACAAGTAGTTGAAATAGAGAATGATGAAAATGCAGGTGAAGCAGTGATGATACGGAACGTAGGAGTTCCTCCTGGTAAAGGAGAGAATTTGAAACCTCCGCCTAAGCTGGAGTCAAATGCAATTGCTCAATAATGTGATATGATTCACTCTTTCATAATTTTTTCTACCTAgtaaatttttatgtttgtttgtttataaagtttgtggttgtttatttttgttgttctttcggttttgtttgtgtttcttttgtaaGATTTAGAGGTATTTACGTTTGTTGCAGCTAATTTGTGAGAGAAGATAAACACGATTTGGGTTGCCGGTTAGTGGCATGAAttgtaaagtttttgttttgatttgattattattatcttgATTATGTGTACCAATAAAAACTCTTATGGACTCTGTTTGTTCCTTCATATGAATGGTATATATtatctttgtttgtgttttgcaTATGACACACACATTCAATATAGGGATTTAATCTTTATTTGCACTATATTATGATGGATTACTAGTGTTCAGATGTTAGGGAGTAGGGACCAAAATGggaaaggaaaaggaaaaccaAGAACATCAGTACATACTACATACAcaccacacaaaaacaaattcacctAAACAGTTCAAACGCACAAGATATATAGCTTTAACTTATATTATCTGATCAACATCTTCAAATAGAACATATAAACAtcagtttcttttattttctgaaatttgctgagttgtgtaGTATTTAAGTCATAGAATCCAATAGCCTTTGTGTTGTATTATATGTAAAGAGAGACTATTAATAAAGTTGGAAGCAACCAAACCACAGAACACATGCTTATGTGTTTCTCGTATGTGATCATCTAGGGGTGTAAACTTGTGCTTAAAAGGGATGATCATACGAGTATGAATCTATATCACAGAAATATTCAGAGACTGGGAATTTGTAGTCCCAAAGGAGAACTACTGAATCATCCCCACGATTAATGCACACACGCATACATATACGCTAATAACTTAACCCTTCCTTGTATTCAAAACACACACGACACTAAAACAAATTCACCTAAAACAGTTCAAACgcacaacatatatatatatatatatatatatgtatatattttctgatCAACATCTTTTTGGACCTCCAGTCCGGAGTCTCTTAGAAAGATGCTCGGCATCTTTATCAGAGCCGGCCCAAGATACAAGCTGATGAAGCATCAGCTTGCGGCCGgaaattatatagtctaaatTCGGCCTAATTTCACTGATAATTCGGTTAGCCTAGCGGTATAAGTAGTGGAAGATGGACTGAGAAGTCACGAGTTCGACTCTCAAaactcatttaattttttgtgttttcattaatttttttttaacaggcttaaaaatgtttttgggcTTGTGGCCTCATAATTATGTGCGACGGCTCTGATCTTTATCATTCCAAAAAGAACCCTTGAGATTCAAGCATCCCGAATGCGCATCAATGACTCTTCTAATGATAGCTTTGCGTTCAACATGGCCACCAATCTCATGATCATCAATCCGTGGGGACTTGGCCAAGCCCTTAAAAGTAATGTAGACATGTGCCCTTCTGGCATTGAGTCTCTCAACCGGGGGattctgatcttcttcctcagttTCTATCACCACTTTCAGAATCTGAAGCTTGGGCAGACCACTCTGCAATATCTGCAAGCAACATCAACAGTTTTGGTGATcgttaataatttatttacaacaGTCATATATATGGTATGTCATTGATATGCAAAGAGAAAATTACTTACACCAAACATCCCTCTATCAGTTGCACAAATCAAAAGTTCCAAATAGAGAGAAATCCAATAAGTGGTTTGCCACTCTGATTCCTTGAGCTGCAAAATTAAAGCACGAAAAATATGTGATCAGCACTGCTgcttaaaatgattaaaatgatCATGCTGTGTGTttcttagtaataaaaaaaaaatcttacgtACCACGTAAAATCGGTTTCTATCATCATTCAAAGCATGATCTGAAGGCCAATCAGGCAATCTACCTTGGAAGACGATGGCACCATCTACAACACCATCTGACACTGACACTACGCTACGATGAAAGTGAGGTACGAAGGGCTCCTTGGGGGTCACTGCCGCTATGCAACATTATTAATCAGCAAgtgagatttgattttatagtaCTCTCTTGATCacttgtatttaaaaaaaaaaaaaattaatgcacCACAATTATATTAGTCACCTTCATCTTGATTTTGGACAACTACTTTTTTAGGTCTAGCAATAGAAACGGCCAAATCCAAAATGTGAAGCTCCATTACATCAACTTTAACCTGAAAGGTTTGCTGGAATGGAGGGATAGCTGCTGGATCGTGTGCAAGAAGAGTAAAGTAGTAGGAAGGCACAAAGCTCATTGTCGTGATGAATTTCTGTACGGCATCGAGCTTGAAGATTGTCCCCTAACAGAGATCAGATGAATTCAAAGAGAGAATTTAAATTCTTGGATGTGGTATAACACATGACATGTTGATGAAgcaccaaatatatatatactagaaagtaGTCCATACGATGTGTGGtttatgtatgcattattaacttgaaatataaataaagtttttattaaattatatatgaaatgaacagatgtaattgttaatatatgttttaaaaataatattcataatattacggttcaactaaaatttataatttatatatgttatatagtgtTTCATAGAATGGTcgtgaaaaagagaaaagtaaagtaaatattacttaatatttttgattacaatgtatttttgaaattatttaaacagtatGTTAATATAGTAATAAGACCATTACTTATAGCAAAGTCAACTATATAGTATTTTCGTTAAatagttaagataaattattttttttctatttttttatagttttttctttttttcgaaaattaaaaactgataagtagtctagaaaaaaaagtgtaagatcttatttaatttgtttgatagataattttatgttttcctatataattttattgtcatcatctaaaagtaatagttaacaaaaattagttttatatatgataaggaaattttaaaataatttattaaaacgatatcacaaaacaaatatcttgtactataagtttaaccagtttttataaaaattcatgaaaattaaagtgtgtgaaatttaatatattttttattttctatatattgtctctatttctaatctttttttttacaacagcTTACAAGATTGACTCAAACAAGCCAACGTGAAGGTAAATCGTTTACAAAGGTAACTAAGTGCGGAACTGAGCGAACACGTCGCGCTAAATTATCCGCTTTACTATTCTGAGAGCGAGGAACGTAGACTAAGGAAAATGAAGCAAACTCCTCTTTGTCCGCTTGTATGTCCTCCAGATAAGGCGTGAAAGCTGGCCACTTAgtaggcgaagacaccatcttcaccaaatcagagcAGTCGGTAAGAAAGACGACCTCCTGATTATCCTACATCACATTGCCCAtattagggcttccacctcggCGTGGAGGGGTGATAGGCTACGACGTATATTGGCTGCTCCCATGCTGGGAGCTTCGCCCCTAGGTGAAACACAATACCGTCCTCTACCAGCGAACCGATCTGTCAccttccaagagccatcaatgAAGCAAAGAGAGGTCGACGAAAACCTGGAAACCCCGAGACCACCAAAACCGCGTAGTACACCCGTGTTGTGAGAATCCGATTCTGGGACTTGGGCCTCTATCTGAGCCAGAAGCCAGGCTTTAGCCTCATCCTCCGCTAACCGCAATATTGCAAGGggattcaaatttcaaattactgaataatttatcattacgtgctttccaaatatactaAAGAATCCAGGGAAATCCATCATGTGATGGGACATCCTTGTACAACCAAAAAAGGGAATCCATGTTCGTCTAGACAGAAGCCGATGGGAAAACATCTGGAGTCGTCGGGAACTGTGATAGGGCCCAAACTTGACGGGCAGATGGACATTCAAAGAGAGTATGATTTATTGTCTCATCTTCATGACCACAAAGACAACACACGAGATCACAACTCAGACCACGTCTCCGTAAATTAGCTCCAACCGCTACACAACCCAAAATCACTTGCCATATGAAATGACGGAGTTTCGGGGGACACCGAATTTTCCAGACAAAAGCCTGTAGAGACACAAAGTCCGGCCCAAGTGTCTTTGGGCCAGCCGAAGCCTGCGAAAGTGACCGAACGATATAGTATCCAGATTTTACCGAATATTTACCTAACTTGGTAAAATGCCAACCTAACAAATCCGGTTTGTCCGGTTTTCGTAGTAGTAAggtgatacacagagttttaaaccctattttcctactgcaagtgcacagcaaagaagtagtacttaggggtcgaatcccacgaagaccaagttttactctatggttctattggttcagtttcaagctaagacaattcaaagttgggtttgtttggtaacagtaacgcaaTTAAAACgatataaaaaggcaataagcagaACACTAGATCAgaggtaattctcgggaatttcagagttaacaactaaacaactattcagggcataaaataagtaccagtctagaactcaaacataaatataaactgatccactgtcgtggtatcaataactctatctgatcgattctgtgcggaaacgcggagcacgtgctcagacatccggagcacatgctcggcggtccataaaccctaaactgtcgtttgagcccagaatcgcagacaagcattaaagaacaggaatgataagttcacaaatcacctacacatcaactttcgcaggtctaggataatttgcccactaatgtcttttctagcaacctattacacttttgatgaatagataaacctagaatcatagattgggtgatcaaatcaacctaagcattaagtctaacaatagtgaagacaatcgattatataaagccctatttgtgttctgttgctaacccatgaaaccccttttgaaacccctaatctagcaaagaaaactactcagacatagagaaatgaataaccaacatagatgagaaattcaatagcataaaaatataaaaatcacaagGGTTCAGAATATTGCTTCAcgaggtagccgctcttctccctctcacaaaagcgtcgctcaaaaaccaaaagaaaaaggtatatccATCTCTCctcaaaaccctaggttaaatagcatacaagtagagaaaaataagggaa from Camelina sativa cultivar DH55 chromosome 3, Cs, whole genome shotgun sequence includes:
- the LOC104776836 gene encoding uncharacterized protein LOC104776836; protein product: MPPSPALRCSPGRELPGKKHRRGHSIEYGILFRDKDDDLALFSEMQDKERDSFLLQSSDDLEDAFSTKLKHFSEFTIPVQGESSRLLTAEGDKNDYDWLLTPPDTPLFPSLDDQPPAASVVRRGRPQSQISLSRSSTMEKSRRSSKGSASPNRLSTSPRAENMQQIRGRPSSARHPSPASGRRSATPVRRISPTPGKPSGPVSRSPTPTSRRMSTGSTTTALPAVRGTSPVSSSRGNSPSPKIKVWQSNIPGFSLDAPPNLRTSLGDRPASYVRGSSPASRNGRDAVSTRSRKSVSPSASRSVSSSHSHERDRFSSHSKGSVASSGDDDLHSLQSIPVGGSDRAVSKRASLSPNSRTSRSSKLLSPGSAPRRPFESALRPMDHPKSHHSMFRPLASSLPSTGIYSGKSSSSYHHIMLRHSTATVGSNSSSGQVTGFMPDTKGNDPVPVFQSEVENLAYPDKHGESTAFGMVNLSNESSRHESHESSFSDQLGDMDQGYAVECESSGNEEVSHHDFDVENSSTHGSLHVGSEFLEGVALETMEVCVRCGSHYRATEATISEINICPECREEHIFAETGSPGTTRVLDENSPKQSQEIFDENKSYVEKIPVINALESLPAVMVEAEMMETQENIEQCDNSYEQEQYHLHASSISRALEEQNVDTPSCQDATQSSTGCGLLSIGTKDSQTQLSDKHHDVKIDSSGRGDVPLIIKRSVSMKSPFIPANTSSCFTRSYEGFSYLRDRSISLRSSTETASASSSWDYGSSIRKGSHIRQRSGSTLDLETHRYDTNSKSLSTMSSSSGMSSHALQALNVMPEDSFEVCAAQMTYTQDETHKESHTEIQDSECKETNVMNADFGESVGLVGDLAEHNPVVIDDGCSENGDDVANTVISKVETTESPAYVRSISDLGASPITDESSLNDHSRLQEKDGNEISHGSSTTTALEIEPESCIPETPGVEVHDEVSESECSLNAVDDCSEKSMAHPSVDHHNSLVPANEILDESTVRVECPGGKEPRSLTLEEATDTILFCSSIVHDIVYQAATLAVDKAKDVPDEEEMLHPTVTVLGKSNANRSSYGLGGGTKAKKKNAKSAKASRKQTETEEKTQVVEIENDENAGEAVMIRNVGVPPGKGENLKPPPKLESNAIAQ
- the LOC104778908 gene encoding putative UPF0725 protein At1g28500 — protein: MIKSVATVVPTFLMSCFRLPKTVTRKLTGAISNFWWSSSGQSRGLHWVAWDKLCRVKREGGMGFRCLDDFNTALLAKQLWRLISVPDSLFARVGSRATISVWNDPWIPAQSPRPALGTGSSSDRLLSVQNLIDRTSNSWDMAQLMGTIFKLDAVQKFITTMSFVPSYYFTLLAHDPAAIPPFQQTFQVKVDVMELHILDLAVSIARPKKVVVQNQDEAAVTPKEPFVPHFHRSVVSVSDGVVDGAIVFQGRLPDWPSDHALNDDRNRFYVLKESEWQTTYWISLYLELLICATDRGMFGILQSGLPKLQILKVVIETEEEDQNPPVERLNARRAHVYITFKGLAKSPRIDDHEIGGHVERKAIIRRVIDAHSGCLNLKGSFWNDKDQSRRT